A single genomic interval of Prunus dulcis chromosome 5, ALMONDv2, whole genome shotgun sequence harbors:
- the LOC117627297 gene encoding two-component response regulator-like APRR2 isoform X1: MVCTANDLQEWKDFPKGLKVLLLDEDNSSAAEIKSKLEAMDYIVTTFCNETEALSAFSSNPLSFQVAIVEVNASNGHGVFQFLETAKDLPTIMTSNIHCLSTMMKCIALGAVEFLRKPLSEDKLRNIWQHVVHKAFNAGGSAISESLKPVKESVVSILQIKQETEEQKCKISVETENVSRVHESDREQSVGSDKYPAPSTPQLKQGSRLLADGDCQDQINCLSEKESGENDSESKSVETTCGNPIDEGTVQMSEPQMTRKRVVKEEDDSVNGSQHPHNRNSANDVGGVAENLSKASAPNNSCKSNRKKMKVDWTPELHKKFVQAVEQLGVDQAIPSRILELMKAEGLTRHNVASHLQKYRMHKRHILPKEDDRRLPHPRDPIQRSYYPQNQKPIMAFPPYHYNNSLSMAPVYPMWGQPGSQPAGVQMWGSPGYPQWQPSESWHWKPYQGMQADAWGCPVMPPLQGGYPSYPQNAAGFHAGVVDNGCSMQHNLFDLHPAEDVVDKVVKEAISKPWLPLPLGLKPPSTEGVLDELSRQGICNIPPHINRSNTR; the protein is encoded by the exons ATGGTTTGCACTGCTAATGATTTGCAAGAGTGGAAAGATTTCCCCAAGGGCCTTAAAGTTCTTCTCCTTGATGAAGACAACAGTTCTGCGGCCGAGATAAAATCAAAGCTTGAGGCCATGGATTATATTG TTACTACATTTTGCAATGAAACCGAAGCGTTATCAGCATTTTCAAGCAATCCTCTAAGTTTCCAAGTTGCAATTGTTGAG GTAAATGCAAGCAATGGCCATGGGGTTTTCCAATTTCTCGAAACTGCTAAGGACTTGCCGACCATTA TGACTTCAAACATTCATTGCCTAAGCACCATGATGAAGTGTATAGCG CTTGGTGCAGTTGAGTTCCTGCGGAAACCACTCTCGGAAGACAAACTTAGGAATATTTGGCAGCATGTTGTTCATAAG GCATTCAATGCAGGAGGGAGTGCCATCTCTGAATCACTGAAGCCTGTCAAAGAATCTGTAGTATCCATACTGCAGATCAAACAGGAAACTGAAGAGCAGAAATGTAAAATCTCAGTAGAAACAGAAAATGTTTCCAGGGTTCATGAAAGTGACCGTGAGCAGTCAGTAGGAAGTGATAAGTACCCAGCTCCCTCAACCCCGCAGCTTAAACAGGGATCACGATTACTCGCTGATGGGGATTGCCAAGATCAAATTAACTGCTTatcagagaaagagagtggGGAGAATGACAGTGAATCTAAATCAGTCGAAACTACATGTGGCAATCCAATCGATGAAGGGACAGTTCAAATGAGTGAACCTCAAATGACTCGGAAAAGGGTGGTTAAAGAGGAAGATGACTCTGTTAATGGGTCTCAGCACCCGCATAATAGAAACAGTGCCAATGACGTTGGTGGTGTTGCTGAAAATCTGAGTAAAGCATCTGCTCCCAATAATTCATGCAAATCTAATCGGAAGAAGATGAAG GTAGATTGGACGCCTGAACTGCACAAGAAATTTGTGCAGGCAGTGGAACAACTGGGTGTGGATCAAGCCATTCCTTCTCGAATACTAGAGCTGATGAAAGCTGAAGGTTTGACAAGGCATAATGTAGCAAGCCATCTCCAG AAATATCGCATGCATAAGAGACACATCTTACCCAAGGAAGACGACCGGAGATTGCCACATCCTAGAGATCCAATTCAAAGGAGTTATTATCCTCAGAATCAGAAGCCTATCATGGCCTTTCCCCCATATCATTATAATAATTCCTTATCCATGGCACCAGTCTATCCTATGTGGGGACAACCTGGCAGTCAACCAGCTGGTGTCCAGATGTGGGGTTCACCTGGCTATCCCCAGTGGCAACCATCAGAAAGTTGGCATTGGAAGCCTTATCAAGGG ATGCAAGCTGATGCATGGGGTTGTCCTGTAATGCCACCTCTGCAAGGTGGTTATCCCTCTTATCCTCAA AATGCAGCAGGTTTTCACGCCGGTGTAGTTGATAATGGGTGCAGCATGCAACATAATTTGTTTGACCTTCATCCG GCAGAAGACGTAGTTGACAAGGTTGTGAAGGAGGCAATAAGCAAGCCATGGCTACCACTTCCTTTGGGCCTTAAGCCTCCTTCCACTGAAGGTGTACTGGATGAGCTATCAAGGCAAGGCATCTGCAACATCCCTCCTCACATCAACCGCTCTAACACCCGCTGA
- the LOC117627297 gene encoding two-component response regulator-like APRR2 isoform X2 has protein sequence MVCTANDLQEWKDFPKGLKVLLLDEDNSSAAEIKSKLEAMDYIVTSNIHCLSTMMKCIALGAVEFLRKPLSEDKLRNIWQHVVHKAFNAGGSAISESLKPVKESVVSILQIKQETEEQKCKISVETENVSRVHESDREQSVGSDKYPAPSTPQLKQGSRLLADGDCQDQINCLSEKESGENDSESKSVETTCGNPIDEGTVQMSEPQMTRKRVVKEEDDSVNGSQHPHNRNSANDVGGVAENLSKASAPNNSCKSNRKKMKVDWTPELHKKFVQAVEQLGVDQAIPSRILELMKAEGLTRHNVASHLQKYRMHKRHILPKEDDRRLPHPRDPIQRSYYPQNQKPIMAFPPYHYNNSLSMAPVYPMWGQPGSQPAGVQMWGSPGYPQWQPSESWHWKPYQGMQADAWGCPVMPPLQGGYPSYPQNAAGFHAGVVDNGCSMQHNLFDLHPAEDVVDKVVKEAISKPWLPLPLGLKPPSTEGVLDELSRQGICNIPPHINRSNTR, from the exons ATGGTTTGCACTGCTAATGATTTGCAAGAGTGGAAAGATTTCCCCAAGGGCCTTAAAGTTCTTCTCCTTGATGAAGACAACAGTTCTGCGGCCGAGATAAAATCAAAGCTTGAGGCCATGGATTATATTG TGACTTCAAACATTCATTGCCTAAGCACCATGATGAAGTGTATAGCG CTTGGTGCAGTTGAGTTCCTGCGGAAACCACTCTCGGAAGACAAACTTAGGAATATTTGGCAGCATGTTGTTCATAAG GCATTCAATGCAGGAGGGAGTGCCATCTCTGAATCACTGAAGCCTGTCAAAGAATCTGTAGTATCCATACTGCAGATCAAACAGGAAACTGAAGAGCAGAAATGTAAAATCTCAGTAGAAACAGAAAATGTTTCCAGGGTTCATGAAAGTGACCGTGAGCAGTCAGTAGGAAGTGATAAGTACCCAGCTCCCTCAACCCCGCAGCTTAAACAGGGATCACGATTACTCGCTGATGGGGATTGCCAAGATCAAATTAACTGCTTatcagagaaagagagtggGGAGAATGACAGTGAATCTAAATCAGTCGAAACTACATGTGGCAATCCAATCGATGAAGGGACAGTTCAAATGAGTGAACCTCAAATGACTCGGAAAAGGGTGGTTAAAGAGGAAGATGACTCTGTTAATGGGTCTCAGCACCCGCATAATAGAAACAGTGCCAATGACGTTGGTGGTGTTGCTGAAAATCTGAGTAAAGCATCTGCTCCCAATAATTCATGCAAATCTAATCGGAAGAAGATGAAG GTAGATTGGACGCCTGAACTGCACAAGAAATTTGTGCAGGCAGTGGAACAACTGGGTGTGGATCAAGCCATTCCTTCTCGAATACTAGAGCTGATGAAAGCTGAAGGTTTGACAAGGCATAATGTAGCAAGCCATCTCCAG AAATATCGCATGCATAAGAGACACATCTTACCCAAGGAAGACGACCGGAGATTGCCACATCCTAGAGATCCAATTCAAAGGAGTTATTATCCTCAGAATCAGAAGCCTATCATGGCCTTTCCCCCATATCATTATAATAATTCCTTATCCATGGCACCAGTCTATCCTATGTGGGGACAACCTGGCAGTCAACCAGCTGGTGTCCAGATGTGGGGTTCACCTGGCTATCCCCAGTGGCAACCATCAGAAAGTTGGCATTGGAAGCCTTATCAAGGG ATGCAAGCTGATGCATGGGGTTGTCCTGTAATGCCACCTCTGCAAGGTGGTTATCCCTCTTATCCTCAA AATGCAGCAGGTTTTCACGCCGGTGTAGTTGATAATGGGTGCAGCATGCAACATAATTTGTTTGACCTTCATCCG GCAGAAGACGTAGTTGACAAGGTTGTGAAGGAGGCAATAAGCAAGCCATGGCTACCACTTCCTTTGGGCCTTAAGCCTCCTTCCACTGAAGGTGTACTGGATGAGCTATCAAGGCAAGGCATCTGCAACATCCCTCCTCACATCAACCGCTCTAACACCCGCTGA